From a single Shewanella denitrificans OS217 genomic region:
- a CDS encoding LamG-like jellyroll fold domain-containing protein yields MKFKSRILASVLCMMAASVTASEFGAYYSFEGQGNGFKDTSSNDNNGYFLNSAEGTYTMSGRNGLALEKDVLVVGTMPSHKKDMPITVSAWVRTSELQGVHPLVSKLDAIGNQGFSITVSPQGLTFSLMDQALAGITVSTSGLPSLTSWTHVAVTYSGSGKASGVKVYVNGLEQTTTTLTDNLALQTNTFAPLYIGGSIREPAPFPGAIDEVLIAPTAYSIGQIGCLATFGSDCATAIGLGPRGEQGAQGPKGPAGIMGEAGPRGLQGATGDQGAMGPTGEAGPQGPRGDIGPIGNQGVKGANGANGSDGVNGLAGATGAKGPQGRVGATGPQGDIGATGPSGPKGVTGPRGEQGDTGPRGDAGAQGPIGARGITGATGASGRRGPDGAIGNPGAPGDRGAQGSPGANSSQRGDIGEGGLPATEYYSSAVLHSLRVQRAGANGAQGPVGPQGYPGRCICTGNQICQIY; encoded by the coding sequence ATGAAGTTTAAATCACGAATCTTAGCCTCAGTATTGTGCATGATGGCTGCAAGCGTTACCGCCAGTGAATTTGGCGCCTATTACTCCTTCGAAGGCCAAGGCAATGGCTTTAAAGATACTTCAAGTAATGATAATAATGGCTACTTTCTAAACTCAGCCGAAGGCACTTATACCATGAGTGGCCGTAATGGCCTGGCATTAGAGAAGGATGTCTTGGTAGTGGGCACCATGCCATCCCATAAGAAAGACATGCCGATTACCGTGTCCGCCTGGGTTCGTACCTCAGAACTTCAAGGGGTACACCCGTTAGTGTCCAAGTTAGATGCCATCGGCAACCAGGGCTTTAGCATCACGGTTTCCCCCCAAGGATTAACCTTCAGCTTAATGGATCAGGCATTGGCGGGGATCACGGTATCCACCTCAGGGCTACCGTCATTAACAAGCTGGACCCATGTGGCAGTGACCTACAGTGGCAGTGGCAAGGCCTCTGGCGTCAAAGTCTATGTGAACGGTTTGGAGCAAACCACAACCACGCTTACCGATAATTTAGCCTTGCAAACCAATACCTTTGCACCACTTTATATCGGCGGCTCTATCAGAGAGCCGGCACCGTTTCCCGGTGCCATCGATGAAGTGTTAATTGCCCCTACGGCTTATTCAATTGGTCAAATTGGCTGTTTGGCCACTTTTGGCAGTGATTGTGCTACGGCCATCGGCCTAGGCCCTCGTGGTGAGCAAGGGGCACAGGGACCTAAAGGGCCTGCAGGCATTATGGGTGAAGCGGGTCCTCGCGGCTTGCAAGGCGCAACCGGAGATCAAGGCGCCATGGGGCCCACTGGTGAAGCCGGTCCTCAAGGGCCCCGTGGGGATATTGGCCCGATAGGCAATCAAGGTGTCAAAGGCGCCAATGGTGCCAATGGCAGCGATGGTGTTAATGGCCTAGCCGGTGCTACTGGGGCGAAAGGCCCTCAAGGCCGCGTGGGCGCGACTGGCCCACAGGGTGACATAGGCGCAACCGGCCCAAGTGGTCCTAAAGGGGTGACAGGCCCTAGAGGGGAGCAAGGTGATACTGGCCCTCGAGGGGATGCCGGTGCTCAAGGCCCCATAGGTGCACGAGGCATCACGGGTGCTACTGGTGCGAGTGGCCGCCGAGGCCCTGATGGTGCCATAGGCAATCCAGGCGCACCAGGTGATCGAGGCGCTCAAGGTTCGCCAGGCGCAAACTCAAGCCAAAGAGGTGATATCGGTGAGGGAGGGCTCCCAGCCACCGAGTATTATTCTAGTGCTGTCTTGCATTCCTTGCGAGTACAAAGAGCTGGAGCTAATGGTGCACAAGGGCCTGTTGGCCCACAAGGTTATCCTGGGCGCTGTATCTGTACTGGAAATCAGATTTGTCAGATTTATTAA